The following proteins come from a genomic window of Halomarina ordinaria:
- a CDS encoding DHH family phosphoesterase: MTESSRTQTVVNEAAASDLGDGPADVVDVLFDLLDGHDSLAIVCHNNPDPDCLGSALALQSLAEACGVSDVVVLYAGEITHQQNRAMVNLLAIDAVEYDPDRLAAAELVAFVDHSLPGVNNPVTDEYTPDIVIDHHPVDDVSGAFVDHREAVGATASILTEYLCEADVAVDERVATGLLFGIRRETLEFMRGVTEAEYAAAEYLHPRADLDVLRQLSDSLFTPTTLDSIAEATRNRDVRGSVLVSNVGLTAERDALPQAADHLLNLEGVTTTVVFGVVGDTVHLSARSRDSRVDVGKLLHRAFDDVGSAGGHRDMAGGTLPLGLFSVLADNEDLCSLVGETITERVFDHLS; this comes from the coding sequence ATGACTGAATCCTCACGCACACAGACGGTGGTCAACGAGGCCGCCGCGTCCGACCTCGGCGACGGGCCCGCCGACGTGGTGGACGTACTGTTCGACCTGCTCGACGGGCACGACTCGCTCGCCATCGTCTGTCACAACAACCCCGACCCGGACTGCCTCGGGAGCGCGCTCGCGCTCCAGTCGCTCGCGGAGGCCTGCGGCGTCAGCGACGTCGTCGTCCTCTACGCGGGGGAGATAACCCACCAGCAGAACCGCGCGATGGTGAACCTCCTCGCCATCGACGCGGTCGAGTACGACCCCGACCGCCTCGCGGCGGCCGAACTCGTCGCGTTCGTCGATCACTCGCTCCCCGGCGTCAACAACCCCGTCACCGACGAGTACACGCCGGACATCGTCATCGACCACCACCCGGTCGACGACGTCTCGGGGGCGTTCGTCGACCACCGCGAGGCGGTCGGCGCGACGGCCTCCATCCTCACCGAGTACCTCTGCGAGGCGGACGTCGCGGTCGACGAGCGCGTCGCCACCGGCCTGCTGTTCGGCATCCGTCGCGAGACCCTCGAGTTCATGCGCGGCGTCACCGAGGCCGAGTACGCCGCCGCCGAGTACCTCCACCCACGCGCCGACCTCGACGTGCTCAGACAGCTCTCGGACTCGCTGTTCACGCCGACGACGCTCGACTCCATCGCCGAGGCGACGCGCAACCGCGACGTCCGGGGGTCGGTGCTCGTCTCGAACGTCGGCCTGACCGCCGAGCGCGACGCGCTCCCCCAGGCGGCCGACCACCTCCTCAACCTCGAAGGGGTGACGACGACCGTCGTCTTCGGCGTCGTCGGCGACACCGTCCACCTCAGCGCGCGCTCGCGGGACTCGCGGGTCGACGTCGGCAAACTCCTGCACCGCGCGTTCGACGACGTGGGGAGCGCCGGCGGCCACCGCGACATGGCGGGCGGGACGCTCCCGCTCGGTCTCTTCAGCGTCCTCGCCGACAACGAGGACCTCTGCTCGCTCGTCGGCGAGACCATCACCGAACGCGTCTTCGACCACCTCTCCTGA
- a CDS encoding PGF-CTERM sorting domain-containing protein, protein MSETSTRGRGWLRGAVTVVLVLVVAGAVVPAVTTAASPHRYSGTVLYEDGSVAEGQVIEARHNGSVVAADVTDGDGEYALSVSPDDVAGNGSSVTLGVEGRTATVGWESGGETTADFVVPGAGGGDDGASNDSDATGNDTTDANGSDGAVTDGNATDAPAADERAGNDSSTDESATNDTGDANEPDETDDAAANGSTDGADDEADANGTGSNDTATEPNRSTSGDEAAEGTENASGPDVERADDEESSAEGPGFTVGAALAAALLAGALLARRR, encoded by the coding sequence ATGAGCGAGACATCCACGCGCGGTCGAGGCTGGTTGCGCGGCGCGGTCACCGTCGTCCTGGTGCTGGTCGTCGCGGGCGCGGTCGTCCCGGCGGTCACGACGGCCGCCTCCCCGCACCGATACAGCGGGACGGTGCTGTACGAGGACGGGAGCGTCGCCGAGGGACAGGTCATCGAGGCCCGACACAACGGCTCGGTGGTCGCCGCGGACGTCACGGACGGCGACGGCGAGTACGCCCTCTCCGTCTCGCCCGACGACGTCGCCGGCAACGGGAGTTCCGTCACGCTGGGGGTCGAGGGGCGCACGGCCACCGTCGGCTGGGAGTCCGGCGGCGAGACGACCGCCGACTTCGTCGTCCCGGGGGCGGGCGGCGGTGACGACGGCGCGTCGAACGACTCCGACGCCACCGGAAACGACACCACGGACGCGAACGGTTCCGACGGCGCCGTGACGGACGGGAACGCGACCGACGCGCCCGCGGCGGACGAGAGAGCCGGAAACGACTCCTCGACGGACGAGTCGGCGACGAACGACACCGGGGACGCGAACGAGCCCGACGAGACCGACGACGCGGCGGCGAACGGGAGCACCGACGGGGCGGACGACGAAGCGGACGCGAACGGGACGGGGTCGAACGACACCGCGACCGAACCGAACCGCTCGACGTCCGGCGACGAGGCCGCCGAGGGGACCGAGAACGCCTCCGGGCCGGACGTGGAGCGCGCCGACGACGAGGAGAGTTCCGCCGAGGGACCGGGCTTCACGGTCGGCGCGGCGCTCGCGGCCGCCCTGCTCGCGGGTGCGCTCCTCGCCCGGCGGCGCTGA
- a CDS encoding M24 family metallopeptidase yields the protein MSPFERRTRACRERLDARGADALVLFPSRNLYYLTGFSETPGERHLLFVLPREGTPTVLVPELYGEQVREATWVEDVRTWADDEDPRARLGEVVDDEWTSVLVDDTMWARFTQDLRALLPEATFGLASEALAPLRLRKDDAERDALRRAGQVADEVVEEVRALGSEAVGMTEDDLAREIARRLDAAGGSGVSFEPLVGSGPNGAKPHHAHGTRRIEAGDPVVLDFGTVVDEYPSDQTRTVVFDGEPGARFREVHEVVREAQAAAVAAVAPGVTAASVDAAARDVVEAAGYGERFIHRTGHGVGLDVHEGPYVVAGNDRELEPGMVFSVEPGVYLPGEFGVRIEDLVCVTEDGCERLNHTDRGWRCP from the coding sequence ATGTCGCCGTTCGAACGCCGAACGCGGGCCTGTCGGGAACGCCTCGACGCCCGTGGCGCCGACGCCCTCGTCCTGTTCCCCAGTCGCAACCTCTACTACCTCACCGGGTTCAGCGAGACGCCCGGCGAACGCCACCTGCTGTTCGTCCTCCCGCGCGAGGGCACCCCGACCGTCCTCGTCCCGGAACTGTACGGCGAGCAGGTGCGCGAGGCGACGTGGGTCGAGGACGTGCGCACCTGGGCGGACGACGAGGACCCGCGCGCGCGACTCGGCGAGGTGGTCGACGACGAGTGGACGTCGGTACTCGTCGACGACACGATGTGGGCGCGCTTCACGCAGGACCTCCGCGCGCTCCTCCCGGAGGCGACGTTCGGACTGGCGAGCGAGGCCCTCGCCCCGCTCCGACTCCGCAAGGACGACGCCGAACGCGACGCCCTCCGGCGGGCCGGTCAGGTCGCCGACGAGGTGGTCGAGGAGGTGCGCGCGCTCGGGAGCGAGGCGGTCGGGATGACCGAGGACGACCTCGCCCGCGAGATAGCGCGCCGTCTCGACGCGGCCGGCGGGAGCGGCGTCTCCTTCGAACCGCTCGTCGGGTCCGGCCCGAACGGCGCGAAACCCCACCACGCTCACGGGACGCGTCGCATCGAGGCGGGCGACCCCGTCGTCCTCGACTTCGGGACGGTGGTCGACGAGTACCCGAGCGACCAGACGCGTACCGTCGTCTTCGACGGCGAACCGGGCGCGCGGTTCCGCGAGGTCCACGAGGTGGTCAGGGAGGCGCAGGCGGCCGCGGTGGCCGCCGTCGCGCCGGGTGTCACGGCGGCGAGCGTCGACGCCGCCGCCCGCGACGTCGTCGAGGCCGCGGGCTACGGCGAGCGGTTCATCCACCGGACGGGCCACGGCGTCGGCCTGGACGTCCACGAGGGACCGTACGTCGTCGCCGGCAACGACCGCGAACTGGAACCCGGGATGGTGTTCAGCGTCGAACCCGGCGTCTACCTCCCCGGCGAGTTCGGCGTCCGCATCGAGGACCTCGTCTGCGTGACCGAGGACGGCTGTGAACGGCTGAACCACACCGACCGCGGCTGGCGCTGTCCGTAG
- a CDS encoding HalOD1 output domain-containing protein, whose protein sequence is MNHRQRSDSIRPSVAIVERIADLEGADPLSLDPPLNDVIDADALDELCASPLGDLNVTFEYRDYLLTVTADGTVSVRRSTYDTATVESPQRSIRAFSD, encoded by the coding sequence ATGAATCATCGACAGCGGTCGGACTCGATACGCCCGAGCGTCGCCATCGTGGAACGCATCGCGGACCTCGAGGGGGCCGACCCCCTCTCACTCGACCCACCACTGAACGACGTCATCGACGCCGACGCGCTCGACGAACTCTGTGCGTCGCCGCTCGGCGACCTGAACGTCACGTTCGAGTACCGCGACTACCTCCTGACCGTGACGGCCGACGGGACCGTCTCGGTCCGTCGCTCCACCTACGACACCGCCACCGTCGAGTCACCACAACGTTCCATCCGCGCCTTCTCCGACTGA
- a CDS encoding CAP domain-containing protein, whose amino-acid sequence MTRVDRRRFLASLAGAGSALLAGCLGVDGADVPPLPDLGGPDPATSEGSSEPPSVPTPERVAGIDPNALERRVHAETNAARTGRDLDALDFDTDLRAVARYHSADMARREYFAHESPDGETVGDRYDRFGYDCRAPTGLFRYATAGENLFMLRFAAASEDVESIAERAVEGWLESPGHRENLLSDHWRREGIGVAFDREGPVTAVYVTQNFC is encoded by the coding sequence GTGACCCGCGTGGACCGGCGACGGTTCCTCGCGTCACTCGCCGGTGCGGGGTCTGCCCTCCTCGCCGGCTGTCTCGGCGTCGACGGGGCCGACGTCCCGCCCCTCCCCGACCTCGGCGGCCCCGACCCCGCCACCTCCGAGGGGTCGAGCGAGCCCCCGAGCGTGCCGACCCCGGAGCGGGTGGCCGGCATCGACCCGAACGCGCTCGAACGGCGCGTCCACGCGGAGACGAACGCGGCACGCACCGGGCGTGACCTCGACGCGCTCGACTTCGACACCGACCTGCGGGCGGTCGCACGCTACCACAGCGCCGACATGGCGCGGCGGGAGTACTTCGCCCACGAGTCACCCGACGGGGAGACCGTCGGCGACCGCTACGACCGTTTCGGCTACGACTGCCGGGCGCCGACGGGGCTGTTTCGCTACGCCACGGCCGGCGAGAACCTCTTCATGCTCCGCTTCGCCGCCGCCTCGGAGGACGTCGAGAGCATCGCCGAGCGGGCCGTCGAGGGCTGGCTGGAGTCGCCCGGCCACCGCGAGAACCTGCTGTCGGACCACTGGCGCCGCGAGGGCATCGGCGTCGCGTTCGACCGGGAAGGGCCCGTGACGGCCGTCTACGTCACGCAGAACTTCTGCTGA
- a CDS encoding right-handed parallel beta-helix repeat-containing protein, translated as MTATTAPRARLVVAVTSIVVLSTLLTGVSGLPAQDGTGPTAIDACTVVDEPGEYVLTGNLVAGDDEACLVVDATGAVSIDGAGYSVTGGIDGSGTDDDPSVDPDARELVLDVRDLTVDTIRYPGGEGGGGGGASGTLENVTVETLAVASAEDWTVQSSHVTDPIIGLYAGDVTIRDSTFEGRVAFDENTARFTVVNNTFAEPVLFWEQLFDSYVAENTFRGSLDLFSAGGPSTNNTIENNEFAVDGDDVAGIEEGALVFEGGDDNLVRNNTITVTGGVGGDDPTLRSNGVFINGERNVVTGNTISGAGNGIYLYWAADNEISENTITGNDAGILFRVASATATDNRITDNRLGVEVTDERIDEVTFERNDLANNTEFGVSNAAPEGAVFDARNNSWGDASGPSSAPANDSDVPFADPVTGALADGAGSAVSEGEDPGVSNVRFDPFVGGDDGPTDPEPEPEPEPEPEPEPEPEPEPVDGPYYQVDFAVGPVIEQFGSPDSDGFYSDQSRLIRFLHGSAETPVERSGAPSTLTDERAACVDVESFDVEDDSAVVRFTVESGCGDDYSLVSYEKPGAGWSRATAAEQSLHDSTTSELYPGEHELRVSLPVNGTAE; from the coding sequence ATGACAGCCACAACAGCACCACGAGCGCGACTCGTCGTCGCAGTCACCAGTATCGTCGTCCTCTCGACGCTCCTGACGGGGGTCTCGGGCCTCCCGGCACAGGACGGGACGGGACCGACCGCCATCGACGCGTGTACCGTCGTCGACGAACCCGGCGAGTACGTCCTCACGGGGAATCTCGTCGCAGGAGATGACGAAGCATGTCTCGTGGTCGACGCGACCGGAGCGGTCAGCATCGACGGAGCGGGTTACAGCGTCACCGGCGGCATCGACGGGTCTGGGACCGACGATGACCCGTCGGTCGACCCAGATGCGCGCGAGCTCGTTCTCGACGTGCGCGACCTGACCGTCGACACGATTCGCTACCCGGGCGGTGAAGGCGGCGGCGGTGGCGGCGCGTCGGGGACGCTGGAGAACGTCACCGTCGAGACGCTGGCCGTCGCCAGCGCGGAGGACTGGACCGTCCAGTCGAGTCACGTGACCGACCCCATCATCGGACTCTACGCCGGAGACGTCACCATCCGCGACAGCACGTTCGAGGGACGCGTGGCGTTCGACGAGAACACCGCGCGGTTCACCGTCGTGAACAACACGTTCGCCGAACCCGTCCTGTTCTGGGAGCAGTTGTTCGACAGCTACGTCGCCGAGAACACGTTCCGCGGCAGTCTCGACCTGTTCTCCGCCGGTGGTCCGTCGACGAACAACACCATCGAGAACAACGAGTTCGCCGTCGACGGCGACGATGTCGCCGGCATCGAGGAAGGCGCACTCGTCTTCGAGGGCGGCGACGACAACCTCGTTCGGAACAACACCATCACCGTCACCGGCGGCGTCGGGGGCGACGACCCCACGCTCCGGAGCAACGGCGTGTTCATCAACGGCGAGCGGAACGTCGTCACCGGCAACACCATCTCGGGGGCTGGCAACGGCATCTACCTCTACTGGGCTGCCGACAACGAAATCAGCGAGAACACCATCACGGGCAACGACGCGGGAATCCTGTTCCGCGTCGCGTCCGCCACCGCAACGGACAACCGCATCACCGACAACCGCCTCGGCGTCGAGGTCACAGACGAGCGCATCGACGAGGTCACCTTCGAGCGAAACGACCTCGCGAACAACACCGAGTTCGGGGTCTCCAACGCGGCTCCCGAGGGTGCCGTCTTCGACGCGCGGAACAACAGCTGGGGCGACGCCTCCGGCCCGTCGAGCGCCCCCGCGAACGACAGCGACGTGCCCTTCGCTGACCCCGTGACCGGCGCGCTCGCTGACGGTGCGGGTTCCGCGGTTAGTGAGGGCGAGGACCCCGGCGTCTCGAACGTCCGCTTCGACCCGTTCGTCGGCGGCGACGACGGACCGACGGACCCGGAACCCGAACCCGAACCCGAACCCGAACCCGAACCCGAACCCGAACCCGAACCCGAACCCGTCGACGGGCCGTACTACCAGGTCGACTTCGCTGTCGGTCCCGTCATCGAACAGTTCGGGTCACCAGACAGCGACGGGTTCTACTCGGACCAATCGCGCCTGATTCGCTTCCTGCACGGGAGCGCGGAGACGCCCGTGGAGCGAAGCGGCGCGCCCTCGACGCTCACCGACGAGCGCGCCGCCTGCGTGGACGTCGAGTCGTTCGACGTGGAGGACGACAGTGCGGTCGTCCGGTTCACCGTCGAGTCCGGGTGCGGCGACGACTACTCGCTCGTCAGCTACGAGAAGCCGGGCGCCGGGTGGAGTCGCGCCACCGCGGCGGAGCAGTCGCTCCACGACAGCACGACCAGCGAACTCTACCCCGGCGAACACGAACTCCGCGTCTCCCTGCCGGTGAACGGGACCGCAGAGTGA
- the tuf gene encoding translation elongation factor EF-1 subunit alpha, translating into MSDKPHQNLAIIGHVDHGKSTLVGRLLFETGSVPEHVIEQYREEAQEKGKGGFEFAYVMDNLAEERERGVTIDIAHQRFDTDEYYFTIVDTPGHRDFVKNMITGASQADHAVLVVAVDDGVQPQTQEHVFLARTLGIGELIVAVNKMDLVDYEEDRYREVVDDVKTLLEQVRFRTDDASFIPCSAFEGDNIAERTGSMSWYDGPIILEALDDLPEPQPPTDAPLRLPIQDVYTISGIGTVPVGRVETGTLEPGMNVSFQPSDVSGEVKTVEMHHEEVPQAGPGDNVGFNVRGIGKNDIRRGDVCGPAEDPPSVAETFQAQVVVMQHPSVITAGYTPVVHAHTAQVACTFDSLDQKLDPASGEVEEENPDFIESGDAAIVTLRPQRPLSIEPSSEIPELGSFAVRDMGQTIAAGKVLEVNER; encoded by the coding sequence ATGAGCGACAAGCCACACCAGAACCTCGCCATCATCGGCCACGTCGACCACGGGAAGAGCACGCTCGTCGGACGGTTGCTCTTCGAGACGGGAAGCGTCCCCGAGCACGTCATCGAGCAGTACCGGGAGGAGGCACAGGAGAAGGGCAAGGGCGGCTTCGAGTTCGCCTACGTGATGGACAACCTCGCCGAGGAGCGCGAGCGCGGGGTCACCATCGACATCGCCCACCAGCGCTTCGACACCGACGAGTACTACTTCACCATCGTGGACACGCCCGGCCACCGCGACTTCGTGAAGAACATGATCACCGGGGCGAGCCAGGCCGACCACGCCGTCCTCGTCGTCGCCGTCGACGACGGCGTCCAGCCCCAGACCCAGGAGCACGTCTTCCTGGCACGGACGCTCGGCATCGGCGAACTCATCGTCGCCGTCAACAAGATGGACCTCGTCGACTACGAGGAGGACCGGTACCGGGAGGTGGTCGACGACGTGAAGACCCTGCTCGAACAGGTCCGCTTCCGGACCGACGACGCGAGTTTCATCCCGTGTTCGGCGTTCGAGGGCGACAACATCGCGGAACGGACGGGCAGCATGTCGTGGTACGACGGCCCCATCATCCTGGAGGCGCTCGACGACCTCCCCGAACCGCAACCGCCCACGGACGCGCCGCTACGCCTGCCCATCCAGGACGTCTACACCATCTCGGGCATCGGGACGGTACCGGTCGGACGGGTCGAGACCGGCACGCTCGAACCGGGCATGAACGTCTCGTTCCAGCCCTCGGACGTGAGCGGCGAGGTCAAGACCGTCGAGATGCACCACGAGGAGGTCCCGCAAGCGGGACCGGGCGACAACGTCGGGTTCAACGTCCGCGGCATCGGGAAGAACGACATCCGCCGCGGCGACGTCTGTGGTCCCGCCGAGGACCCGCCGAGCGTCGCCGAGACGTTCCAGGCCCAGGTCGTCGTGATGCAACACCCGTCGGTCATCACCGCGGGGTACACGCCGGTCGTCCACGCCCACACGGCGCAGGTGGCCTGCACGTTCGATTCGCTGGACCAGAAACTCGACCCGGCCAGCGGCGAGGTCGAAGAGGAGAACCCGGACTTCATCGAGAGCGGGGACGCCGCCATCGTCACCCTGCGTCCGCAGCGGCCGCTCAGCATCGAGCCGTCCTCGGAGATTCCCGAGCTCGGGAGCTTCGCCGTGCGCGACATGGGCCAGACCATCGCGGCCGGCAAGGTGCTGGAGGTGAACGAGCGCTAA
- a CDS encoding AI-2E family transporter, with the protein MGPSRGAVERVRIQIDRSEAGWWLVAAFVAGMLLLVGYRFVGTLVVGLFAYYAARPVDRRLDRHLGGTKAAVVTLVVIVVPFLVMLGGLVAAVVQQLQALGLLDVSQYARYVQPYLDVSASLNEPEQLYERARRLWDEPVVQRGLDTVLGVVGTLGSLFLHTTLVLAFVFYLLRDDEDLAAWFNEEVAERGSTLDRYLRSVDEGLSGAYFGQMLTVFVVMLVAAVVYSALNVVSPTGVFIPQPVLLAVLTGLATFVPLIGRGIVYTLVLAVLVVQVVRSGSYVALWFPGLYYLVTFFGIDSLIRYFVRPYLSGRSLHTGLMLFAYLLGAALFGWYGVFFAPLALVGALEFVRIVFPALLAGELGEGGRGLREDPSTAPDRHTPSPTGEDDTTTPTD; encoded by the coding sequence ATGGGACCCTCGCGCGGCGCGGTCGAACGCGTCCGCATCCAGATCGACCGCTCGGAAGCGGGGTGGTGGCTCGTCGCCGCGTTCGTCGCGGGGATGTTGCTGCTCGTCGGCTACCGGTTCGTCGGGACGCTCGTCGTCGGACTGTTCGCGTACTACGCGGCGCGGCCGGTCGACCGGCGCCTCGACCGACACCTCGGGGGGACGAAGGCGGCCGTCGTGACGCTGGTCGTCATCGTCGTCCCCTTCCTCGTGATGCTCGGGGGCCTCGTCGCGGCCGTCGTCCAGCAACTCCAGGCGCTCGGTCTGCTCGACGTCAGCCAGTACGCCCGGTACGTCCAGCCGTACCTCGACGTCTCGGCGTCGCTGAACGAACCGGAGCAGCTGTACGAACGGGCGCGCCGGCTGTGGGACGAGCCGGTCGTCCAGCGGGGGCTGGACACCGTCCTCGGCGTCGTCGGGACGCTCGGGAGCCTCTTCCTCCACACGACGCTCGTGCTCGCGTTCGTCTTCTACCTCCTGCGCGACGACGAGGACCTCGCTGCGTGGTTCAACGAGGAGGTGGCCGAGCGCGGGTCGACGCTCGACCGCTACCTCCGGAGCGTCGACGAGGGGCTCTCGGGGGCGTACTTCGGCCAGATGCTCACCGTCTTCGTCGTGATGCTCGTCGCGGCCGTCGTCTACTCCGCGCTCAACGTCGTCTCGCCGACGGGTGTGTTCATCCCCCAGCCGGTCCTCCTCGCCGTGCTGACCGGGCTGGCGACGTTCGTCCCGCTCATCGGACGCGGCATCGTCTACACCCTGGTGCTCGCCGTGCTCGTCGTCCAGGTCGTCAGGAGCGGGTCGTACGTCGCCCTCTGGTTCCCCGGACTCTACTACCTCGTGACGTTCTTCGGCATCGACTCGCTCATCCGCTACTTCGTCCGGCCGTACCTCTCCGGGCGCTCGCTGCACACGGGGCTGATGCTGTTCGCGTACCTGCTGGGGGCGGCCCTCTTCGGCTGGTACGGCGTCTTCTTCGCGCCGCTGGCGCTCGTCGGTGCCCTGGAGTTCGTCCGCATCGTCTTCCCGGCCCTGCTGGCCGGCGAACTCGGCGAGGGCGGGAGAGGGCTCCGGGAGGACCCGTCGACCGCCCCCGACCGCCACACGCCGTCACCGACGGGGGAGGACGACACGACGACGCCGACCGACTGA